Part of the Nostoc sp. ATCC 53789 genome, GTCTCACCCGTCAAAGTTAGCTTGACAGACTACTATTGATTCAGTTGTTTAAATAATTCCATTAATTTACGTTTACGTCCATGAGCAGCTTCTAGTTGTGAGCGATAAGCAGACCATTCAGTTTTTTGTCCTAGTTGAAGATACGCAGATTTTGCTTTTTTGAGCCAATTAACCGCAGCGTCATAACGGTCAGCTTTTCCTTGTTCCATAATTGGTTCTGCCCGTCTGCGAGCGTTATCAATTACCCAATCTGGACGATGGGAAACTGCTGCATCCATGACTCGATGAACCAATTCTGAAGCATAATAAATATCTCTTTCTACTGTTCTAATTGCATCATCAATTAATCCTTCATGGAGGAAAATATCGACTTGAGCTTCTTTTATTCCCCAATTTGGCTGATCTCGTAGTGTTTGCAGTAAATCTTGTTTGATCGTCAACCAAGTTTCTCCTGCATAGTCTTGAATCTTACCATAGTCTCGAAACGATGGTCTGATTTTAAAAGCAATGATGCTGGCAGTTAAGGCAGTAGCATTATCTTCTAATCCTTGGGCTAAATCACTTGTCCAAGTAGCAAATTCATATAAACAGTTACCTGTTAAATTGATACCTGCTTGGCATATTTCCAATGCTTCAACTAAATACCCATCTTCCCGCAATATTTTTGCCAGAGCAAAACCCTCTTCTGCTCTTTCCATCAGGATTTTAGCCGCAGACATGGCTTCTTCTACTCTTCCCAAAGCTGCTAATTGCGTTAGGTATTGCAGAGTCATTTCTTCTACTAAAGCTAGATTTAAATACTCTGTATAACGATTTTGACGTTCAAGAATTTGCAAGCGAATCAATGCTAAATCATCAGCAAAGCTTGGTCGTTCATTTTCCCAAAGTTCTGCGGTATCATATCCTTGCATAATTTGTTGCAGTGGTTCATAATCCCAACCTTGACGCAATGCTTCTAAACTCATACTAAAGTCTGCACTGATTTCGTCTTGCCATGATTCCAACATCAACTGCAAATCTACTATTTCTCCTGTAGACATTTCTGCACACAAAATTGCTTCTGTCCACGCGCTATCAAGAGGTTCTGCGATGGAATAACTGTCTCCACCATAATCTAGCAACTCGTCCCATTCTTGGGCATAAGTTTCGGTAATAGTTTCGAGAATTGCGATCGCATTATTGCCATCTCCATTTTCTGCCAACTCCCGCGCTTTCTCAATTACAGCCAGCAAATCATCTGTAAATGGGTCTTCTTCTGAACCATACTCTAATTCTTTCAATCCATCCCGCAAAATCCGCTTGACATGAGAGCGAAAAGGTGACGTGTCAATTTTGCTTTGGCGGGTAGAAGGCTGTTTTGTTTTTGGTTTTGGTAAGTCTATCAAACTTACAAATTCATCAATATCATCAATTATTTCTGGTCTATTTTCCACCAGTTCTTGTAATAATCGCTGAGTTTGAAGAAGATCGAGGCGATTTAATAATTGTTCTAGCGTTGGACGTTCTTCAATGATCTCTGATTGACGCGAACAGCTTAATAAGGTGGCAACAATATGTTTGCACCAACCATCATAATCATAAGGACAGGTACAACAAGCTGAGGTAATTCCACCTGCATCAAAACGAATACTGACTTGATATGGTGTAATTTCGCCGCCTTCTACCTCTGCTTGAATTAGATTACCGCGTTTTTTTAGTTCAGCGATCGCGCCCCTGCGGTAATATTCTTCACCACGACTATAGGATGAAGCGTTAGAGTTATGACGGATTATTGCTTCAGAAATTCCTGGAATCGACATAGCACCCAAGTATTTTATTTTTAGCTTACGTTTAAACTGCCTTTATTTTCTCTTGTGTCTGCATCTCACTTAAATCCCAAGTTGTCTTAGTAAAGACTATTTTGATTTTCGTGCTGCAAAGTATTTCTCACTCCAATAGCATAGCCACACCTGCAACCTTACGGAATCTGCTATTTTTTACACATTGAAAGGGCTAATTCTAAAAAAATCAGAGGCAAAATTTGTTCTTAGTCTGTGACAAAATAACAGGAATCAGCATCACCTAATCACAGTGTATATCAAAGATATGAGTCAAATACAACAAATTATTTCCACTGTGCGCCCTTGCAAAATCGACAGTGCTACAGCAAGAGACTCAGTGGATTTAGTAGTCGTAATTGATACTAGCCCTTCAGTAAGAAATGAAGCTTACAACCTTAGCAATGCTGCATTTCTCTTTACATAGTTTGGTTTTATTGTGCCAACTTACTTAGCATTGGTGAATTTATGTTGAAACCTAGAGTTTTTTAAAAGATATATTTACGTAGGTTGGGTGGAGTGAAACGCAACCCAACATTACCACCTTATTGATGTTGGGTTACGCGATCGCTTGACTTTTAAGACAGTCGCTACACATTTTTATTTTTTGGGCTTAACCGAAATTTGTGTAGAGACGTTGCAATGCAACGTCTCTACAAAGATTCATATATCTAAGGGACTTCCAAGAAATAAATTATCCAAATAAACGAACCACAGAGACACAGAGAACACAGAGAGAGGAGAAATAGAGAGAGTTTTTTCATCAGTTTTAAAACATTTTTTTATTTGGAAGTCCCTAATCATCAACATAATCATTCTGTTCATCAACAAACCCATGCGTTTCATCAACAAAATCGTTCTGTTCATCAACAAACCTATGCGTTTCATCAACAAAATTGTTCTGTTCATCAACAAACTCATGCGTTTCATCAACAAAATTGTTCTGTTCATCAACAAACCCATGCGTTTCATCAACAAAACCATAATTTTTGTGAGAATTACTGATATTTATATCAATATTAGACACCAACCTGTGAGGATTTTACTGAACTAAAACACAGCTTTGGTAAGGCAAACTAGCTCTAAAGCAGTAAAAAGGATACATTTATGCCTGCTCAAAAGCGTACATACCGCGTTTTAGAAAAAGCTGAATTAAGAGTGGCTGGACTTAAAGCAATTGATCCTAGTATGGATTTTGGGGATGCTCGCAACTTGCAAAATATGACACAACTAATTGAGCAGTACCGTAGCAAAATAGATGCTTATAATACTGCTTTAGCCGTGATTGACTCTTCTAGAACTGAGATGGAAGAATTGGACAAAGCCTTAAGTGACATAACTGAGAAAATGCTGATTGGAGTTGCTTTTAAATACGGCAAAGATAGCCGTGAATATGAAATGGCGGGTGCTGTCCGTAAAAGCGATCGCATCCGTAAAAGCAGAGCAACACGCTTAAGGGCGACTCCAAAAGAATTAGCTAGTGAAAATGCTAAAACTGCATATCTTAATGGACTGAATGGAGCGATCGCAGAATAAATCCATTCTCGTACAAAGTATGGAAGCGAGCAAATGGTTAATTTTAACTCTCCACCCCCTACTCTCCAACCTTTTTCCACGGTAGTTTGACTGTAAATCGACTACCTTTGCCTAACTGACTTTCAGCGTGGACAGTACCACCATGCAACTCGACGATTTTTTGCACCATCACTAATCCTAAACCAGTACCTGCGGAACGACGGGTAGAGGCATTTTCAACTTGGATAAAAGGTTGAAATAATCGGAAAAGATCATCGGAAAGCATACCAATACCCGTATCTACCACGCTAAAAAAGATATACTCGTTTGTGGAATTTGGCTGAACTTCAATCCAAACTTTGCCTCCGTCGTGAGTAAACTTGATAGCGTTGCTCAACAGGTTGATAAATACCTGGCGGATGCGGCGCTCATCA contains:
- a CDS encoding SWIM zinc finger family protein, yielding MSIPGISEAIIRHNSNASSYSRGEEYYRRGAIAELKKRGNLIQAEVEGGEITPYQVSIRFDAGGITSACCTCPYDYDGWCKHIVATLLSCSRQSEIIEERPTLEQLLNRLDLLQTQRLLQELVENRPEIIDDIDEFVSLIDLPKPKTKQPSTRQSKIDTSPFRSHVKRILRDGLKELEYGSEEDPFTDDLLAVIEKARELAENGDGNNAIAILETITETYAQEWDELLDYGGDSYSIAEPLDSAWTEAILCAEMSTGEIVDLQLMLESWQDEISADFSMSLEALRQGWDYEPLQQIMQGYDTAELWENERPSFADDLALIRLQILERQNRYTEYLNLALVEEMTLQYLTQLAALGRVEEAMSAAKILMERAEEGFALAKILREDGYLVEALEICQAGINLTGNCLYEFATWTSDLAQGLEDNATALTASIIAFKIRPSFRDYGKIQDYAGETWLTIKQDLLQTLRDQPNWGIKEAQVDIFLHEGLIDDAIRTVERDIYYASELVHRVMDAAVSHRPDWVIDNARRRAEPIMEQGKADRYDAAVNWLKKAKSAYLQLGQKTEWSAYRSQLEAAHGRKRKLMELFKQLNQ
- a CDS encoding methyl-accepting chemotaxis protein, which translates into the protein MPAQKRTYRVLEKAELRVAGLKAIDPSMDFGDARNLQNMTQLIEQYRSKIDAYNTALAVIDSSRTEMEELDKALSDITEKMLIGVAFKYGKDSREYEMAGAVRKSDRIRKSRATRLRATPKELASENAKTAYLNGLNGAIAE